The uncultured Cohaesibacter sp. region AAGAATACATACTCCCATATAGGAATGATTGCAGCACATGTCATGATTCCGAAGTGATTTTCTTTATTTACACTTTGGAAAATCAGAATCTGTTTCTTGCGAAAGCTCTTCAGCCCACCGAATGGACCAGTCTGCGAGCGGCTGCAACAAAGAATAGAGCTCTTCGCCAAGGGCTGTCAAAGCATATCCCTGTGGTGTCTTCTCAATCAGACCGGCCTCTCGCAGGTCTTTAATTCGGCTGTTCAAAATGGAGGGAGAAATGGTTTCGCAATGATCCTGCAGGGCCCTGAATGTAGCAGGCCCCTTCTTGAGGTTCCAAATGATCCCCATGGCCCATCGACGGCCCAATAGATCGAATGCTGCCATGACCGGGGCTCCGCTTTGGGAGCCTCGGACAGGATTGCCGGGGCGTGGTATCGCCATATGTGTCTCTTCTTCCTTCGCTGTTATGCTGTCACACTAGCGCAAAGAACCAAAAAGAAAAGACCGTTTTGCCATCCCTTGGCACAAAGCCCTTATGACGCCCTCAGCTTGCGTTTTTCCGTTAGCGACACCCCGCCTACGCCGATGTTATCGCTGTCGAGTTGCTCGATGAAGACGATGAAGGATTGCTCGGGAATATTCGTTATTTCCGCAGCGGATTTGGTGACGGTTTGAATGAAGGCATTTTTCTTTTGCTGGTCAATCTGATCAGCGCCCAAAGTCATTGTGATAACAGGCATGATAGACTCCATGAATGACAAGGATGAATATATGTTGCTACTATTTTAGTAGCAAATTCACACTATCACGCTACTATTTTAGTAGCAATAATTTTTTGGCATGACTTTTCTTCATTCCCTTTTGCAATCAACCGATATCAAATATGGGATCAGAGCATCATTTCCCGCCTTTTTGCTTTGATTTTCGGGTGAAATGGTGAAAAGCTCGAAACAGCAAACAAGAAGCCAAAGAGCAACCATAATCAAACCTCAT contains the following coding sequences:
- a CDS encoding helix-turn-helix domain-containing protein, which translates into the protein MAAFDLLGRRWAMGIIWNLKKGPATFRALQDHCETISPSILNSRIKDLREAGLIEKTPQGYALTALGEELYSLLQPLADWSIRWAEELSQETDSDFPKCK
- a CDS encoding tautomerase family protein, with protein sequence MPVITMTLGADQIDQQKKNAFIQTVTKSAAEITNIPEQSFIVFIEQLDSDNIGVGGVSLTEKRKLRAS